A genomic region of Numenius arquata chromosome 21, bNumArq3.hap1.1, whole genome shotgun sequence contains the following coding sequences:
- the YARS1 gene encoding tyrosine--tRNA ligase, cytoplasmic: MQRGEAAAMEPAPGPQEKYHLITRNLQEVLGEDKLMAILKERELKIYWGTATTGKPHVAYFVPMSKIADFLKAGCEVTILFADLHAYLDNMKAPWELLELRTRYYENVIKAMLESIGVPLEKLKFVRGTDYQLSKEYTLDVYRLSSVVTQHDAKKAGAEVVKQVEHPLLSGLLYPGLQALDEEYLKVDAQFGGVDQRKIFTFAEKYLPSLGYAKRVHLMNPMVPGLTGSKMSSSEEDSKIDLLDRKEDVKKKLKKAFCEPGNVENNGVLSFIKHVLFPLKSEFVILREEKWGGNKTYTAYEALEKDFADQVVHPGDLKNSVEVALNKLLDPIREKFNSPELKKLTNAAYPDPSKAKPAEKGTKNSEPENVVPSRLDIRVGKVISVEKHPDADSLYVEKIDVGEPEPRTVVSGLVQFVPKEQLQDRLVVLLCNLKPQKMRGVESQGMVLCASSVGEPRQVEPLDPPAGCCAGERVYVEGYESGEPDDELKPKKKVFEKLQADFCISEDCVAQWKQKNFLTKLGRVSCKSLKGGSIS, translated from the exons ATGCAACGCGGGGAAG CTGCCGCCATGGAGCCTGCACCCGGCCCCCAGGAGAAGTATCACCTCATCACGCGGAACCTGCAG GAGGTGTTGGGGGAGGATAAGCTCATGGCCATCCTGAAAGAGCGAGAGTTGAAGATCTACTGGGGGACTGCCACCACGGGCAAGCCGCACGTGGCCTACTTTGTGCCCATGTCCAAGATTGCAGACTTCCTGAAGGCAGGGTGTGAG GTGACGATACTCTTTGCTGATCTCCACGCTTACCTAGACAACATGAAGGCcccttgggagctgctggagTTGCGCACCCGCTATTACGAGAACGTGATCAAAGCCATGCTGGAGAGCATTGGGGTGCCCCTGGAAAAGCTGAAGTTTGTCCGGGGCACTGACTACCAGCTCAGCAA GGAGTACACGCTGGACGTCTATCGCCTCTCCTCTGTGGTGACGCAGCACGACGCAAAGAAGGCGGGTGCGGAGGTGGTGAAGCAGGTGGAGCACCCTTTGCTGAGCGGTTTGCTCTACCCAGGCCTGCAG GCCCTGGATGAGGAGTACCTCAAGGTCGACGCACAGTTTGGAGGAGTTGATCAGAGGAAGATATTCACCTTTGCAGAAAAG TACCTTCCTTCCCTGGGCTATGCCAAGCGCGTCCATTTGATGAACCCCATGGTTCCTGGTCTGACAGGCAGCAAAATGAGCTCATCAGAAGAG GACTCAAAGATCGACCTTCTGGACCGCAAGGAGGATGtgaagaagaagctgaagaaggcTTTCTGCGAGCCAGGGAATGTGGAGAACAACGGTGTCCTCTCCTTCATCAAGCACGTCCTCTTTCCCCTCAAGTCAG AATTTGTCATTCTACGAgaagaaaaatggggaggaaacaAAACCTACACGGCCTATGAGGCCCTGGAGAAGGACTTTGCTGATCAG GTCGTGCATCCCGGAGACTTGAAGAACTCGGTGGAAGTGGCCCTGAACAAACTGCTTGATCCCATCAGAGAGAAATTCAACAGCCCGGAACTGAAGAAATTGACCAACGCAGCGTATCCCGACCCTTCCAAAGCCA AGCCTGCAGAGAAGGGCACCAAGAACTCGGAGCCAGAGAATGTGGTCCCATCCCGGCTGGACATCCGTGTTGGCAAAGTGATCAGTGTGGAAAAG CACCCAGACGCTGACAGCCTGTACGTGGAGAAGATCGACGTGGGGGAGCCTGAGCCCCGCACCGTGGTGAGTGGCCTGGTGCAGTTTGTCCCCaaggagcagctgcaggacaGGCTGGTGGTGCTGCTGTGCAACCTCAAGCCCCAGAAGATGAGGGGTGTGGAGTCTCAGGGCATGGTGCTGTGTGCCTCCAG TGTGGGGGAGCCGCGGCAGGTGGAGCCCCTGGACCCGCCGGCCGGGTGCTGCGCCGGGGAGCGCGTCTACGTGGAGGGCTACGAGAGCGGGGAGCCCGACGACGAGCTCAAGCCGAAGAAGAAGGTCTTCGAGAAGCTGCAG GCCGACTTCTGCATCTCTGAGGACTGTGTGGCCCAGTGGAAGCAGAAAAACTTCCTGACCAAGCTGGGGAGAGTCTCCTGTAAAAGCCTGAAGGGAGGGAGCATCAGCTAA
- the NHSL3 gene encoding NHS-like protein 3: MSAGAAPAAGGEREPERGGGSAEAAAAAPPRRRKARAGSLRRAFSWLRGRRRRRKGDSTPDGKEGRGAAKGEAEKRLSVQYTAGEECPDNVFFPSTRPPHLEELHNQAQQGLKSLQHQEKQKQTKSAWDHGDTSSLQSCASLEDDSVSFRSRAASCATDSTSEDALSIRSEMIQRKGSTFRPHDSFPKSSERAGKKRKERRTTVLGIPQHVQKELGLRNSREAKGHPDADGRGPAGRGGSQVPQVLLNGGQVSGDAIRIPTIDGKLQPLAVPGGAHVRLGALEEADAALQKHIDRVYYDDMLVGRKTAAKLSPMVRPKSLAVPGMTTNTSPPELLGPVMSISPQGTYMSKIIPNAILPPMVDVVALTRSSVRTLSRCSLVSSSPASVRSLARFSERSARSREPSSSSDNWSHSQSTETIVSNSSTISSQGGSGQPEAGPRGEVDVAARSDTDQVSIYSSASFASSCSKPTTGPTPAAPGLLAVGASSGRVSPAYSTSSQAEGSDTGSLASERSSTRSVSLRKMKKPPAPPRRTYSLHQKAEGEPKVLGLPPKPDRRSQRESSTPWSPRPEPFSPTAEDEVFSPSSLSETSSLRSESLAGASSPEASRGSPGVTVVLREPQAQPKWSCPDGFDRTMSPSSGYSSQSGTPTLPTKGLGPPSVSPGRAQPPKSDRVCSLQSPALSVSSSLTSISSSASDPAPPEMLPCRSDRFIIPPHPKVPAPFSPPPTKPQQPVAPAGPLIPSPGPPAPGAAGQETSAKPSSKSPPPSPPPAYHPPPPPAKKVEESPQATSEAPVDAAWPPPPPPAPEEHDLSMADFPPPDEAYFSSLPDAAPAPVAGQTAAPTPGAASSSFLATVSSHSQQQGPPAGAPRPPSPTKPPPETTVPPPPPPLPPPSAPALPPQTSLKKAANGPRADAKKEPVSRSKSGPVPKEDASLPIVTPSLLQMVRLRSVSVEPPAGAGAEERLAPQKPVRRSLSTRQPPPAKDAVPSNQLHHAVHLKAAALSSGEAAEKPPGSKAALPGPEGPPGDGQLSPRNKSPASTASFIFAKSSKKLVIETASSPEAQADLKRNLVAELMNFSGQRSVAPAAAQQGPGKAQTHRKPGKIPPPVAKKPSLGPGSAPSPLSPKAPEAEVPGSPMPDGKAKAAPANESRTKSEPVGTAATGTEGRNATEPPAQSLPAQDGRGETA; this comes from the exons agAAACAGAAGCAGACCAAAAGTGCCTGGGACCACGGGGACACCAGCAGCCTCCAG TCCTGCGCATCCTTGGAGGATGACAGCGTGTCCTTCCGGAGCCGGGCGGCCTCCTGTGCCACTGACAGCACCTCTGAGGACGCCCTCTCCATCCGCTCCGAGATGATCCAGCGGAAAG GTTCCACCTTCCGACCGCATGACTCCTTTCCCAAATCCTCGGAGAGGGCTggcaagaagaggaaggagaggaggacaaCGGTGCTGGGCATCCCCCAGCATGTCCAGAAGGAGCTGG GTCTCAGGAACAGCCGGGAAGCCAAGGGACACCCTGATGCTGATGGGCGagggccggcggggcgcgggggcagCCAGGTACCCCAGGTCTTGCTGAACGGCGGGCAGGTCTCCGGCGATGCCATCCGCATCCCCACCATCGACGGGAAGCTGCAGCCCCTGGCTGTCCCCGGGGGTGCCCACGTCCGCCTGGGAGCCCTGGAGGAGGCGGACGCGGCCCTGCAGAAGCACATCGACCGGGTTTACTACGATGACatgctggtggggaggaagaCGGCAGCCAAGCTGTCACCCATGGTGAGGCCAAAGTCACTGGCCGTGCCAGGCATGACCACCAACACCAGCCCCCCGGAGCTGCTGGGCCCCGTCATGTCCATCTCGCCCCAAGGCACCTACATGTCCAAGATCATCCCCAACGCCATCCTGCCGCCCATGGTGGACGTGGTGGCCCTGACACGGAGCAGCGTGCGGACTCTGAGCCGCTGCAGCTTGGTGTCCTCCAGCCCGGCCTCGGTGCGCTCCCTCGCCCGCTTCTCGGAGCGCAGCGCCCGCAGCCGtgagccttcctcctccagcgACAACTGGAGCCACTCGCAGTCCACGGAGACCATCGTCTCCAACAGCTCCACCATCTCCTCCCAGGGGGGTTCCGGGCAGCCCGAGGCAGGGCCCCGTGGTGAGGTGGACGTGGCCGCTCGCTCTGACACCGACCAAGTCAGCATCTACAGCTCTGCCAGCTTcgccagctcctgctccaagccCACCACCGGCCCCAcacctgcagcccctgggctACTAGCCGTGGGGGCCAGCAGCGGCCGGGTGTCCCCTGCCTACAGCACGAGCAGCCAGGCAGAGGGCTCGGACACGGGCAGCCTGGCCAGCGAGCGCTCTTCCACCCGTAGTGTCTCCCTCAGGAAGATGAAGAAGCCCCCGGCCCCCCCTCGCAGGACCTACTCGCTGCaccagaaggctgagggggagcccaaggtgctggggctgccccccaagCCCGACCGGCGGTCCCAGCGGGAGAGCAGCACGCCCTGGTCCCCGCGCCCCGAGCCCTTCAGCCCCACGGCCGAGGATGAGGTCTTCTCCCCGTCGTCTCTGAGCGAGACCAGCAGCCTCCGCTCCGAGAGCTTGGCCGGTGCCAGCTCCCCCGAGGCCtcgcggggcagccccggggtgaCGGTGGTGCTGAGGGAGCCTCAGGCTCAGCCCAAGTGGAGCTGCCCAGATGGGTTTGACCGCACCATGTCCCCCTCCAGCGGCTACTCCAGCCAGAGCGGGACACCCACGCTGCCCACCAaggggctgggacccccctctgtgtccccggGCAGGGCTCAGCCCCCGAAGTCGGACCGGGTCTGTTCCCTGCAGTCGCCTGCGCTCTCTGTGTCCTCCTCcctcacctccatctcctcctcggCTTCAGACCCGGCCCCCCCCGAGATGCTGCCGTGCCGCTCGGACCGGTTCATCATCCCACCGCACCCCAAGGTGCCCGCTCCCTTCTCCCCGCCACCCACCAAGCCCCAACAGCCCGTGGCCCCCGCCGGCCCCCTCATCCCCTCTCCAGGCCCACCGGCCCCCGGCGCTGCCGGCCAGGAGACCTCGGCCAAGCCCAGCAGCAAGTCTCCACCACCATCGCCGCCACCTGCCTATCACCCACCTCCCCCACCAGCAAAGAAGGTGGAGGAGAGCCCCCAGGCCACCAGTGAAGCCCCCGTTGATGCTGCCTGGCCCCCGCCACCTCCACCAGCTCCTGAGGAGCACGACCTGTCCATGGCGGACTTTCCCCCTCCAGATGAAgcctatttctccagcctgcccgACGCCGCACCGGCTCCGGTGGCTGGGCAGACAGCGGCACCGACCCCGGGGGCTGCGTCTTCCTCCTTCTTGGCCACCGTCTCCTCACACAGTCAGCAGCAAGGGCCACCGGCTGGGGCACCGCGGCCACCTTCCCCCACCAAGCCCCCTCCTGAGACCACCGTGCCGCCGCCCCCACCGCCTCTCCCCCCACCCTCGGCTCCAGCTCTGCCGCCCCAAACCAGCCTTAAGAAGGCGGCCAACGGCCCTCGGGCGGATGCCAAGAAGGAGCCGGTGTCACGGAGCAAGAGCGGTCCCGTGCCCAAGGAGGACGCCAGCCTGCCCATCGTCACGCCATCGCTGCTGCAGATGGTGCGGCTGCGCTCCGTCAGCGTGGAGCCACCCGCCGGGGCCGGTGCCGAGGAGCGGCTGGCACCCCAAAAGCCCGTCCGCCGGTCCCTGTCCACGCGGCAGCCCCCTCCTGCCAAAGACGCGGTGCCTTCCAACCAGCTCCACCACGCCGTGCACCTCAAGGCGGCCGCCTTGTCCTCCGGCGAGGCTGCGGAGAAGCCACCGGGCAGCAAAGCGGCTCTGCCCGGCCCCGAGGGACCCCCTGGGGACGGCCAGCTCTCCCCCAGGAACAAGTCCCCGGCCTCCACCGCCAGCTTCATCTTCGCCAAGAGCTCCAAGAAGCTGGTGATCGAGACGGCCTCGTCCCCCGAGGCGCAGGCTGACCTGAAGAGGAACTTGGTGGCTGAGCTGATGAATTTCTCGGGGCAGCGCTCGGTAGCCCCGGCTGCCGCCCAACAGGGCCCCGGCAAGGCGCAAACCCACCGAAAACCCGGCAAGATTCCCCCTCCGGTAGCCAAGAAGCCTTCTCTTGGCCCGGGGTCGGCTCCTTCCCCTTTGAGCCCAAAGGCGCCGGAGGCGGAGGTGCCGGGCTCCCCCATGCCGGATGGGAAGGCCAAGGCAGCGCCGGCCAACGAGAGCAGGACTAAGAGCGAGCCGGTGGGGACGGCGGCCACGGGGACAGAGGGGAGGAATGCCACAGAGCCACCGGCTCAGAGCCTCCCTGCACAAG ACGGACGGGGAGAGACGGCCTGA